A genomic stretch from Buchnera aphidicola BCc includes:
- a CDS encoding ribose-phosphate pyrophosphokinase, translating to MKLFSGNSVLTLAKKIANQLKIDLGNATVSKFSDGEISVQINENIRGSDVFLIQSTCSPTNDNFMELIIMIDALRRASAGRITAVIPYFGYARQDRRIRSSRVPITAKVIADFLSNVGVNRILTIDLHSEQIQGFFNIPIDNISSSTILLKNLLEYKFFNPIFVSPDIGGIIRTREIAKLLFDSEIAIIDKRRPSANKSQVMNIIGKVKNRDCILIDDIIDTGTTLYNAAKALKKNGANRIFAYATHPIFSGQAEKNLKKSYIDNIIICDTIPLSNKIQNLKKIYIISVSKILAEAIRRINNEESISEMFNLLL from the coding sequence ATTAAGTTATTCTCTGGAAATTCTGTATTAACTTTAGCGAAAAAAATTGCTAATCAATTAAAAATTGATTTAGGGAATGCAACAGTTAGCAAATTTAGTGATGGTGAAATTAGTGTACAAATTAATGAAAACATTAGAGGATCTGATGTATTTTTAATTCAATCTACTTGTTCTCCAACAAATGATAATTTTATGGAATTAATTATCATGATAGATGCACTTAGAAGAGCATCTGCAGGAAGAATTACTGCGGTAATTCCATATTTTGGTTATGCTAGACAAGATAGAAGAATACGATCATCAAGAGTACCAATTACAGCTAAAGTAATTGCTGACTTTTTATCAAATGTAGGAGTAAATCGTATTTTAACTATTGATTTACATTCTGAACAAATTCAAGGTTTTTTTAATATTCCTATAGATAATATTTCTAGTAGTACAATATTATTAAAAAATTTATTAGAATATAAATTTTTTAATCCTATTTTTGTATCTCCAGATATTGGAGGAATTATTAGAACAAGAGAAATAGCAAAATTATTATTTGATTCAGAAATAGCAATTATTGATAAACGTCGACCTAGTGCAAATAAATCTCAAGTTATGAATATTATTGGAAAAGTAAAAAACCGAGATTGTATTCTAATAGATGATATTATTGATACAGGAACTACTTTATATAATGCAGCAAAAGCACTTAAAAAAAATGGAGCAAATCGAATTTTTGCATATGCTACACATCCAATTTTTTCAGGACAGGCAGAAAAAAATCTTAAAAAATCATATATTGATAATATTATCATTTGTGATACTATTCCTTTATCAAATAAGATTCAAAATCTTAAAAAAATATATATAATATCAGTTTCCAAAATATTAGCTGAAGCAATTAGAAGAATTAATAACGAAGAATCTATTTCTGAGATGTTTAATTTATTGTTATAA
- the pta gene encoding phosphate acetyltransferase, with translation MKKYSENFKLFLQEKARSCVKTIIFPEGNNLKIIKSALICSKLKISKCILLGIYKDIQELMKKNNLSLNEDIEIINPNKIRHNYSYDLFQLRKNKDIDSELTALNLLKNNIILSLMMLHNGDVDGVIAGITCPTAAVIRPTFQIIQNNSINSFVSSVFFMLFSNKILVYGDCAINRYPNSKMLAEIAIQSANTAKSIGILPKIAMLSYSTGNSGFGKSVNRINNAIKIVKKKQPNFLIDGPLQYDAAVSKKVAKIKLSNSVVSGRANVLIFPDLNAGNITYKAVQRSSNVISIGPILQGLNKPVNDLSRGASIDDIVYTTAMTVIQSL, from the coding sequence ATGAAAAAATATTCAGAAAATTTTAAATTATTTTTACAAGAAAAAGCACGTTCATGTGTAAAAACAATTATTTTTCCAGAAGGAAATAATTTAAAAATTATTAAATCTGCATTAATTTGTAGTAAATTAAAAATATCTAAATGTATTTTATTAGGAATATATAAAGATATTCAAGAATTAATGAAAAAAAATAATTTATCTTTAAATGAAGATATAGAAATTATTAATCCTAATAAGATTCGTCATAATTATTCTTATGATTTATTTCAATTAAGAAAAAATAAGGATATAGATAGTGAACTTACTGCTTTAAATTTATTAAAAAATAATATAATTTTATCTCTTATGATGTTACATAATGGAGATGTAGATGGTGTTATAGCAGGAATAACTTGTCCTACAGCAGCAGTAATTAGACCTACATTTCAAATAATTCAAAATAATTCTATAAATTCTTTTGTTTCTTCTGTTTTTTTTATGTTATTTTCTAATAAAATATTAGTTTATGGAGATTGTGCTATTAATCGATATCCAAATTCTAAAATGTTAGCTGAAATCGCTATTCAATCTGCAAATACAGCTAAATCTATAGGAATATTACCTAAAATTGCAATGTTATCATATTCTACTGGAAATTCGGGATTTGGAAAATCAGTTAATAGAATTAATAATGCTATAAAAATTGTGAAAAAAAAACAACCAAATTTTTTAATAGATGGTCCGCTACAATATGATGCTGCTGTTTCTAAGAAAGTAGCAAAAATAAAATTATCTAATTCAGTAGTTTCAGGTCGAGCAAATGTATTAATTTTTCCAGATTTAAATGCTGGTAATATTACTTATAAAGCTGTTCAAAGATCTTCTAACGTCATTTCTATCGGACCTATTTTGCAAGGTTTGAATAAACCAGTAAATGATTTATCAAGAGGTGCATCAATTGATGATATTGTATATACTACAGCCATGACTGTTATTCAGTCTTTATAA
- a CDS encoding complex I subunit 4 family protein produces the protein MWNFYLFRLDRLSLLMIVLTSIFGLFSVFCEWHSKQKNSGIFYSFLLLIISGMFGIFLSLDLFLFFLFWEMILIPLYFLIVFWGNINKNKKNNIFIAHKFFIYSQLSGCMLLFFIINLVCCHYNYSKIWTFDYFLLKNTPVSLFTEFFLMFFLLLSFIIKIPLIPFHSWLPDVQECLPTTNSIDLIGILLKPAIYGILRFNLIFFPHSSYLFSRFFMIFGLLSTLYGSIMAFSQKNIKKFIAYSSISSMGIIFSSIYSFNFFSHQGIILYLFSYCISTAALLIIIGKIFSHIYTQKIFKMGGLWNYMRFIPSFFLFFIFSNLNIPMSGNFGGEFMMLFGIFSSFPFLGYFFILNLFFSSIYSLVTIQKVCYGLNNNFFIKHELSFFDFFILFFLVFMIFFLGLYPSLILNFSFNIQKNIFQHYIFIK, from the coding sequence ATATGGAATTTCTATCTATTTAGGTTAGATAGATTATCATTATTAATGATTGTTTTAACTTCTATATTTGGTCTATTTTCAGTTTTTTGTGAATGGCATTCTAAACAAAAAAATTCTGGAATTTTTTATTCTTTTTTATTATTAATAATTTCAGGTATGTTTGGAATTTTTTTATCTTTAGATTTATTTTTATTTTTTTTATTCTGGGAAATGATTTTAATTCCATTATATTTTTTAATTGTTTTCTGGGGAAATATTAATAAAAATAAAAAAAATAATATTTTTATTGCTCATAAATTTTTTATATATTCTCAATTATCAGGATGTATGTTATTATTTTTTATTATTAATTTAGTTTGCTGTCATTATAATTATTCAAAAATTTGGACATTTGATTATTTTCTTTTAAAAAATACTCCTGTTTCTTTATTTACAGAATTTTTTTTGATGTTTTTTTTATTATTGTCTTTTATTATAAAAATTCCATTAATTCCATTTCACAGTTGGTTACCTGATGTTCAAGAATGTTTACCTACTACTAATTCTATTGATTTAATTGGAATTTTATTAAAACCAGCAATATATGGAATATTAAGATTTAATTTAATTTTTTTTCCTCATTCATCTTATTTATTTTCTCGTTTTTTTATGATATTCGGTTTATTATCTACATTATATGGTTCAATAATGGCTTTTTCTCAAAAAAATATAAAAAAATTTATTGCTTATTCTTCTATTTCAAGCATGGGTATTATTTTTTCCTCTATATATAGTTTTAATTTTTTTTCACATCAAGGTATTATTTTATACTTATTTTCTTATTGTATTTCTACTGCAGCATTATTAATAATTATTGGAAAAATTTTTAGTCATATTTATACACAAAAAATTTTTAAAATGGGAGGATTATGGAATTATATGAGATTTATCCCATCATTTTTTTTGTTTTTTATTTTTTCAAATTTAAATATTCCTATGTCAGGAAATTTTGGTGGTGAATTTATGATGTTATTTGGAATTTTTTCATCATTTCCTTTTTTAGGTTATTTTTTTATTTTGAATTTATTTTTTTCTTCTATTTATTCATTAGTAACGATACAGAAAGTATGTTATGGTTTAAATAATAATTTTTTTATTAAACATGAATTAAGTTTTTTTGATTTTTTTATCTTGTTTTTTTTAGTTTTTATGATTTTTTTTCTAGGTTTATATCCTAGTTTAATTTTAAATTTTTCTTTTAATATTCAAAAAAATATATTTCAACATTATATATTTATAAAATAA
- a CDS encoding tetratricopeptide repeat protein — MMDLKDIVSSDLPLFEIFIKIMEKIRFDFLGEKIISLCKKKIQEFSLIISNKLSKIDQLKKLLFLFYKQWNFGILNKKYKLSNMLWLDKVFIHKIGCSFSLGIILMYIANQLKLFMLPIIFPTQLILKFVDLEKKIFYINPTNGEFLNKNILKKWLQGNISPMSKLDKKDLYEANSLEIIKKVLDLLKISLIEEKNIELALNVSNILLKLKPKDPYEIRDRGLIFSQLNCFHIAIPDLIYFVEQCPEDPISDIIKMQIHTIKQKKIVFH; from the coding sequence ATGATGGATTTAAAAGATATTGTTTCATCTGATTTACCATTATTTGAAATTTTTATAAAGATAATGGAAAAAATTCGTTTTGATTTTTTAGGAGAAAAAATAATTAGTTTATGTAAAAAAAAAATACAAGAATTTTCATTAATTATTTCTAATAAATTATCTAAAATAGATCAATTAAAAAAATTGTTGTTTTTATTTTATAAACAATGGAATTTTGGTATTTTAAATAAAAAATATAAATTATCTAATATGTTATGGTTAGATAAAGTTTTTATTCATAAAATAGGATGTTCTTTTTCTTTAGGGATTATTTTAATGTATATTGCTAATCAATTAAAATTATTTATGTTACCAATAATTTTTCCTACTCAATTAATTTTGAAATTTGTTGATTTAGAAAAGAAAATTTTTTATATTAATCCTACAAATGGAGAATTTTTAAATAAAAATATTTTGAAGAAATGGTTACAAGGTAATATTAGTCCGATGTCTAAATTAGATAAAAAAGATTTGTATGAAGCTAATTCTTTAGAAATTATAAAAAAAGTTTTAGACTTATTAAAAATTTCTTTAATTGAAGAAAAAAATATAGAATTAGCTTTAAATGTTAGTAATATTTTATTAAAATTAAAGCCTAAAGATCCTTATGAAATAAGAGATAGAGGATTAATTTTTTCTCAATTAAATTGTTTTCATATAGCTATTCCAGATTTAATATATTTTGTTGAACAATGTCCTGAAGATCCTATTAGTGATATTATTAAAATGCAAATTCATACAATTAAACAAAAAAAAATTGTTTTTCATTAA
- a CDS encoding NADH-quinone oxidoreductase subunit N, whose protein sequence is MIRLFNDIIPIFPILMLIFSIIILFFILNNKNKVKSGCIVTTISIFFSIIYILYIKRFFFNYSSDLIRIDQYSFYFMILLLISSFFTCIFSYSWLLLEDNYSIEFYFFVLLSTIGGMLIIISNHFLSLFLGIELLFLPILGILNFFSNSRKNLFSIVNYMILSVFSSALLLLGVSFIYFVSGRLSFSFFPLIFMYYPSIILNSMMIFGICMILLSLFFKLSLFPLHTWSPNIYQYSNPCSLIFFSTAVKISIFSFLLRFLNFFPYIYKIKSIYYIIYLISMFSVFFGNIIGIIQNNVQRLIGYLSISNIGFLLIIIITQSYSFVFLNKLFIIYLFIYIFGLIGFFSIKSIIDINFIERKNNLLKENSLIGLFWYNPILGILMSIILLSLSGFPITLGFWGKFFIFKHLIQKKFFITTLLIMLSNIVGMQNYLYIIRSLYIKPIKFSNTSLVNNLYISILQKFLLISIGFLFVILGFFPYIF, encoded by the coding sequence ATGATTAGATTATTTAATGATATTATTCCTATTTTTCCTATTTTAATGTTAATTTTTTCAATTATAATTCTGTTTTTTATTCTTAATAATAAGAATAAGGTAAAATCTGGTTGTATTGTTACTACAATAAGTATTTTTTTTTCAATAATATATATTTTATATATAAAAAGGTTTTTTTTTAATTATTCTTCAGATTTAATTCGAATTGATCAATATTCTTTTTATTTTATGATTTTATTATTAATTTCTAGTTTTTTTACATGTATATTTTCATATTCTTGGTTATTACTAGAAGATAACTATTCGATTGAATTTTATTTTTTTGTTTTATTATCTACAATAGGTGGTATGTTAATAATTATATCCAATCATTTTCTTTCTTTATTTTTAGGAATAGAGTTATTATTTCTTCCAATTTTAGGAATATTAAATTTTTTTTCTAATTCAAGAAAAAATTTGTTTTCTATTGTAAATTATATGATTTTATCTGTTTTTTCATCAGCTTTATTATTATTAGGTGTTTCTTTTATATATTTTGTTTCTGGAAGATTATCATTTTCTTTTTTTCCTTTAATATTTATGTATTATCCGTCAATTATTTTGAATAGTATGATGATATTTGGTATATGTATGATATTATTATCTCTTTTTTTTAAATTATCACTTTTTCCTTTACATACTTGGTCTCCAAATATTTATCAGTATTCTAATCCTTGCTCTCTTATTTTTTTTTCAACTGCTGTTAAAATTTCTATTTTTTCTTTTTTATTACGTTTTTTAAATTTTTTTCCTTATATTTATAAAATAAAATCTATATATTATATTATATATCTTATATCTATGTTTTCTGTTTTTTTTGGAAATATTATTGGAATTATACAAAATAATGTACAAAGATTGATTGGATATTTATCTATTTCTAATATTGGATTCTTATTAATTATTATAATTACTCAATCATATTCATTTGTTTTTTTAAATAAATTATTTATAATTTATTTATTTATTTATATATTTGGATTAATTGGTTTTTTTAGTATTAAAAGTATTATTGATATAAATTTTATTGAACGAAAAAATAATTTATTAAAAGAAAACTCTTTAATTGGTTTGTTTTGGTATAATCCTATATTAGGCATTTTAATGTCTATAATTTTGTTATCTTTATCAGGTTTTCCTATTACCTTAGGTTTTTGGGGAAAATTTTTTATTTTTAAACATTTAATTCAAAAAAAATTTTTTATAACAACTTTATTAATTATGTTAAGTAATATAGTTGGTATGCAAAATTATTTATATATTATTAGAAGTTTATATATCAAACCTATTAAATTTTCGAATACGAGTTTAGTAAATAATTTATATATTTCAATATTACAAAAATTTTTACTAATTAGTATCGGTTTTTTATTTGTAATATTAGGATTTTTTCCATATATTTTTTAA
- a CDS encoding acetate/propionate family kinase, with product MKKKLILVLNCGSSSVKFSIIDVIEGVLYISGIANTINNVSFLKIYDIKKKIKIVKKNISTDSYKKLILLICDLLFIHFNKYLKLIIGIGHRIVHGGKDIKKSMIINKKILLKIKKSAIFAPLHNPYHLIAIKIILNKFVKLKNRNVAVFDTSFHQTMPKKSFLYGIPYSFYKKYSIRKYGAHGINHFYITHECSLFLKKSTNNLNIISCHLGSGSSITAIVNGKSIDTSMGLTPLEGLVMGTRCGDIDPYIIIYMIKKLNFSITQIQKILTKSSGVLGISSITSDFRELEKKYYSHKKAKLAIDIFCRRVSKYIAGYSSLMPKGKLDAIVFTGGIGENSSFIRKKIIKNLSIIGFFLDIEKNLIKTGNNNRFIHTINSKPILVIPADENKIIAKETYNILIKNNF from the coding sequence ATGAAAAAAAAATTGATTTTAGTATTAAATTGTGGAAGTTCTTCAGTAAAATTTTCTATCATTGATGTAATTGAAGGAGTTTTATATATTTCAGGAATTGCAAATACTATAAATAATGTATCTTTTTTAAAGATTTATGATATTAAAAAAAAAATAAAAATTGTAAAAAAAAATATATCTACTGATTCATATAAAAAATTAATATTATTAATTTGTGATCTTTTGTTTATTCACTTTAATAAATATTTAAAATTAATTATAGGTATTGGTCATAGAATTGTACATGGAGGAAAAGACATAAAAAAATCTATGATTATTAATAAAAAAATTTTATTAAAAATTAAAAAATCAGCTATTTTTGCACCTCTTCATAATCCATATCATTTAATTGCAATAAAAATAATTTTAAATAAATTTGTAAAGTTAAAAAATAGAAATGTTGCTGTGTTTGATACTTCTTTTCATCAAACAATGCCTAAAAAATCTTTTTTATATGGTATTCCATATTCTTTTTATAAAAAATATTCTATCCGTAAATATGGTGCTCATGGAATTAATCACTTTTATATAACACACGAATGTTCTTTATTTTTAAAAAAATCTACTAATAATTTAAATATTATTAGTTGTCATTTAGGTAGTGGTTCTTCTATTACTGCTATAGTAAATGGTAAATCTATTGATACTTCTATGGGTCTAACTCCTTTAGAAGGATTAGTAATGGGAACAAGATGTGGTGACATTGATCCGTATATCATAATATATATGATTAAAAAATTAAATTTTTCAATAACTCAAATACAAAAAATATTAACTAAAAGTTCTGGAGTATTAGGAATTAGTAGTATAACAAGTGATTTCAGAGAATTAGAAAAAAAATATTATAGCCATAAAAAAGCAAAATTAGCAATTGATATTTTTTGTCGTCGAGTATCAAAGTATATTGCTGGATATTCATCATTAATGCCTAAAGGAAAATTAGATGCTATTGTATTTACTGGTGGTATTGGAGAAAATTCTAGTTTTATTCGAAAAAAAATCATAAAAAATTTATCTATTATAGGATTTTTTTTAGATATTGAAAAAAATTTAATTAAAACAGGAAATAATAATAGATTTATACATACTATAAATAGTAAACCTATATTAGTAATACCAGCAGATGAAAATAAAATTATCGCTAAAGAAACATATAATATTTTAATAAAAAATAATTTTTAA
- the prmC gene encoding peptide chain release factor N(5)-glutamine methyltransferase: MNIITWLSYARKKLSNSLTAKLDSEVLLCFVLKISKKDLFYKNKKKIKIKYLLILNNFLFRRVLGEPIAYIIKKKEFWSLSLFVSSYVLIPRPETEILVEQVLLKVSSTKNSILELGTGSGAISLALASENSQLKIIGTDISLYALLIAKYNADKLNLNNVKFIYSNWFQNIPIKKFHIIVCNPPYLSRKDFKNSCSNISFEPYSALVSGNSGIECIEYIIKNSFQYFVSSGWLYIEHCYKQTKLVHNIFKNNFFINIVSVKDYSNRNRITYGYLNK; this comes from the coding sequence ATGAATATTATAACTTGGTTATCATATGCTAGAAAAAAATTATCTAATAGTTTAACAGCTAAATTAGATTCTGAAGTATTATTATGTTTTGTATTAAAAATTTCAAAAAAAGATTTATTTTATAAAAATAAGAAAAAAATAAAAATAAAATATTTATTAATTTTAAATAATTTTTTATTTCGTAGAGTTTTAGGAGAACCTATAGCATATATTATAAAAAAAAAAGAATTTTGGTCATTATCTTTATTTGTTTCTTCTTATGTATTAATTCCCAGACCAGAAACAGAAATTTTAGTAGAACAAGTGTTATTGAAAGTTTCTTCTACTAAAAATTCTATTTTAGAATTAGGTACCGGAAGTGGCGCTATATCTTTAGCATTAGCTTCTGAAAATTCTCAATTAAAAATAATTGGAACAGATATTAGCTTATATGCATTATTAATAGCTAAATATAATGCTGATAAATTAAATTTAAATAATGTTAAGTTTATTTATAGTAATTGGTTTCAAAATATACCAATAAAAAAATTTCATATTATTGTATGTAATCCACCTTATTTGTCAAGAAAAGATTTTAAAAATTCTTGTTCTAACATTTCTTTTGAACCGTATTCAGCATTAGTTTCTGGAAACAGTGGAATTGAATGTATTGAATATATTATAAAAAATTCGTTTCAATATTTTGTTTCTTCAGGATGGTTGTATATTGAACATTGTTACAAGCAAACTAAATTAGTACATAATATTTTTAAAAACAATTTTTTTATTAACATTGTATCTGTAAAAGATTATTCTAATAGAAATAGAATTACTTATGGTTATTTAAATAAATAA
- the prfA gene encoding peptide chain release factor 1, whose protein sequence is MKKSIVNKLKSLKKRYIQLEKLLSNNYSKFDKREFSKLSKEKANLYDLYKEFMSWLSIKSEIKDIQLLLNDLDLSTLAQEELLIALKRKKEIEKKIKMLLIPIDPYDKNSCFIEIRAATGGHEAAIFSGDLCKMYMKYADFKSWKVDIINMHEGEKGGYKEIILKVIGIGACGRLKFESGGHRVQRVPQTESQGRVHTSACTVAIMPEVPKSKRIILNTSDLKIDTFRSSGAGGQHVNTTDSAVRITHLPTGCVVECQDERSQHKNKEKALSVLSAKIYSKMNAEKKLKNSLMRKSLLGTGERSDRNRTYNFSQNRVTDHRINLTIYRLNEVLLGKLDLLIEPLLQEHQADLLSIID, encoded by the coding sequence ATGAAAAAATCAATAGTTAATAAGTTAAAATCTTTAAAAAAGAGATATATTCAATTAGAAAAATTATTGTCTAATAATTATTCAAAATTTGATAAGAGAGAATTTTCTAAACTTTCTAAAGAAAAAGCAAATTTATATGATTTATATAAAGAATTTATGTCTTGGTTATCTATTAAATCTGAGATTAAAGATATTCAGTTATTATTAAATGATTTAGATCTTTCTACTTTAGCTCAGGAAGAATTATTAATTGCTTTAAAAAGAAAGAAAGAAATAGAGAAGAAAATTAAAATGTTATTAATTCCTATTGATCCTTATGATAAAAATAGTTGTTTTATTGAAATTCGAGCAGCAACTGGTGGACATGAAGCAGCTATTTTTTCTGGAGATTTATGTAAAATGTATATGAAATACGCTGATTTCAAATCTTGGAAAGTAGATATTATTAATATGCATGAAGGTGAAAAAGGTGGATATAAAGAAATTATTTTAAAAGTAATTGGAATTGGTGCTTGTGGAAGATTAAAATTTGAATCTGGTGGTCATAGAGTACAGCGTGTTCCTCAAACAGAATCTCAAGGTCGTGTACATACTTCAGCATGTACAGTCGCAATTATGCCAGAAGTTCCTAAATCAAAAAGAATTATTTTAAATACTTCTGATTTAAAAATTGATACTTTTCGTTCATCTGGAGCTGGTGGTCAACATGTTAATACAACAGATTCAGCAGTGCGAATTACACATTTACCAACAGGTTGTGTAGTAGAATGTCAAGATGAAAGATCACAGCATAAAAATAAAGAAAAAGCTTTATCAGTATTATCAGCAAAGATTTATTCTAAAATGAATGCAGAAAAAAAATTAAAAAATTCTTTAATGAGAAAAAGTTTACTTGGAACTGGAGAAAGATCTGATAGAAATAGAACATATAATTTTTCACAAAATAGAGTTACTGATCATCGTATTAATTTAACTATATATCGTTTAAATGAAGTTTTGTTAGGAAAATTAGATTTATTAATTGAACCATTATTACAAGAGCATCAAGCAGATTTATTATCAATAATAGATTAA